Proteins from one Podospora pseudocomata strain CBS 415.72m chromosome 4, whole genome shotgun sequence genomic window:
- a CDS encoding hypothetical protein (COG:S; EggNog:ENOG5039VCZ) produces MHDVTITRLPQFIATPNTDSTFHLEITLIYDFSPPVVDGIWALKFNMASSLPPDSLSTANPETTHHPSSPHAEVVPATPSVALTAVDDDTEFPNLTQDSRVDTGESGSGRRTILLSGWNRLTRRPSVAAASVPRPSSILQHEESSPTPSRRGEIQPGGDFEEKTAVEVETGTIGGGNQVDEPPASSQATYTLALYPEGIRPRTSVDIIAVHDFDETPEDAWVMPVERLLSPGRPDGERDRTASPGPQRIKLIDKKGKGPELLNPSDGNPKLDAKLRPPGKDFKGRGRSLEPSMRSSSEFDIRGRPRAVNWIRDFIPNDITDSRVLSFSYSSPTFVKKTGSWAEYVENAAKTLLERIVGSRQLFFQRGVPIVFIGSGFGGIVIQKAIALATKQNDTASLSLDDIFQVIFLDTPFPEPDEPQTPDRFKSWFPKNTNVRMSRILLEIETRDKESELVEDVWNEYQGSQKELARGLETTWLYSQARVQQGDSDNMSLCKDEDEYRASIKGVTFTSVAIYRHRRLARMGDTQDYIYQTILAKMQSTILYQAIKSRNVELVENILDSKPRLIYKTESGRNPLHIACLMEPPSDTIVTLLINERPDDTTEPDDGGSTPLHHAVFKAWYNEPEEGRERSEYSGVIRYLMRNMQREDLDLHDNEGRSPWDWICEDSTEYYCGCNGSECAATWIRELRENLEPIRGPAITQDYDLPTEPTPPTPDSSQYIASFVAEGTVSEFYHTTNKKTKRVEEQINLKTTSVYDMVYDANKRCARTLESSRRKGKDKDFRCRWILLPANNARAMAICMLSFLPRASRRKMPRY; encoded by the exons ATGCACGATGTAACCATAACGAGGCTGCCACAATTCATCGCGACGCCAAACACGGATTCAACTTTTCATCTCGAGATCACCCTTATCTACGACTTTAGTCCACCTGTCGTCGACGGAATTTGGGCTCTCAAGTTCAACATGGCATCATCTCTACCGCCAGATAGTCTATCCACCGCTAACCCAGAGACGACCCATCATCCAAGCAGTCCTCATGCCGAGGTTgtcccagcaacccccagCGTCGCGCTTACAGCGGTAGATGACGACACAGAATTTCCAAACTTGACCCAGGATTCGAGGGTCGATACGGGCGAGAGTGGATCTGGAAGGAGGACTATATTGCTTTCTGGTTGGAATCGCCTCACAAGGAGGCCATCTGTTGCAGCCGCTTCCGTCCCAAGACCTTCATCGATATTGCAACATGAAGAATCGTCGCCCACGCCATCCCGACGCGGGGAGATACAACCTGGCGGGGATTTTGAAGAGAAGACAGCCGTCGAGGTGGAAACTGGGACCATCGGAGGCGGCAACCAGGTAGATGAACCACCTGCATCCAGCCAG GCAACCTATACGTTGGCTCTTTACCCAGAAGGAATTCGCCCTAGAACTTCGGTCGACATCATTGCCGTCCATGACTTTGACGAGACGCCAGAGGATGCTTGGGTGATGCCTGTCGAACGTCTCCTGAGCCCTGGGAGACCGGATGGCGAACGCGACAGGACCGCTTCCCCTGGACCTCAACGTATAAAGCTGATTGACAAAAAAGGCAAAGGGCCCGAGTTGCTGAATCCATCTGATGGAAACCCGAAATTAGACGCGAAACTACGGCCACCTGGCAAAGACTTcaaggggagagggagatctTTGGAACCTTCGATGCGCTCATCATCTGAATTCGACATTCGCGGGCGGCCACGCGCAGTCAACTGGATTCGTGACTTTATACCCAACGATATCACCGACTCCAGAGTGCTATCTTTCAGTTACTCATCACCTACGTTTGTCAAGAAGACCGGAAGTTGGGCGGAATATGTGGAAAACGCAGCAAAAACCCTCCTGGAACGCATTGTAGGCTCAAGACAGTTATTCTTCCAGCGAGGGGTCCCAATAGTTTTCATTGGGTCAGGCTTCGGCGGTATCGTCATTCAAAAGGCGATTGCCCTAGCTACCAAACAAAACGACACCGCTTCGTTATCTTTGGATGACATCTTCCAGGTTATCTTTTTGGATACACCCTTCCCAGAGCCCGATGAGCCTCAGACCCCGGACAGGTTCAAGAGCTGGTTTCCCAAAAACACAAACGTCAGGATGTCCCGTATCCTCCTAGAGATCGAAACCCGCGACAAGGAGTctgagctggtggaggatgtttgGAATGAATACCAGGGATCTCAAAAGGAGTTGGCTCGTGGATTGGAGACAACTTGGCTGTACTCACAAGCTCGCGTCCAACAGGGTGATTCTGATAATATGTCACTGTGCAAG GACGAGGACGAATATCGCGCTTCGATCAAAGGTGTCACCTTCACGTCAGTTGCCATATATCGACATCGGCGACTGGCACGGATGGGCGATACGCAAGATTACATCTACCAGACTATTCTTGCCAAGATGCAATCAACAATTCTCTACCAGGCCATCAAGTCCCGGAATGTCGAACTCGTCGAAAACATCCTGGACAGCAAGCCACGCTTGATATACAAGACGGAAAGTGGGCGTAATCCACTGCACATTGCATGCTTGATGGAACCTCCAAGCGATACAATTGTGACGCTCCTGATCAACGAGAGACCCGATGATACCACCGAGCCTGACGACGGAGGTTCAACTCCACTGCACCACGCGGTCTTCAAGGCATGGTACAACGAGCCAGAAGAAGGCAGGGAACGGTCAGAGTACAGCGGCGTCATTCGTTACTTGATGCGCAACATGCAACGAGAAGATCTCGACCTTCATGATAACGAGGGCCGCTCGCCTTGGGACTGGATCTGCGAAGACAGCACGGAATACTATTGCGGCTGCAACGGATCCGAGTGTGCTGCGACTTGGATTCGCGAGTTGAGAGAGAACCTGGAACCCATCAGAGGCCCTGCAATCACTCAAGATTATGACTTGCCCACAGAGCCCACACCTCCGACGCCTGACTCTTCACAATACATCGCTAGCTTCGTTGCAGAAGGGACTGTTAGCGAGTTCTACCATACGACTAATAAGAAGACAAAACGAGTGGAGGAACAGATCAATCTCAAGACGACAAGCGTTTATGACATGGTTTATGATGCCAACAAGCGCTGTGCTCGGACTCTTGAATCGTCCCgaaggaaggggaaagaCAAGGATTTCCGTTGCAGATGGATTTTGCTGCCCGCAAACAATGCAA GAGCAATGGCTATCTGTATGTTGAGTTTCCTGCCGCGCGCATCGAGACGGAAGATGCCTAGGTACTGA
- a CDS encoding hypothetical protein (EggNog:ENOG502SX2D), with the protein MNPRAKKYQFTRFSVDSSEVSESPGNHSSRLQTVVEEPSGSSDSIAGSTSRPPLQPAKRSSQNLSSITWAMLPPVNLGHAGGDKTLALFMPYLAYESHDGRKKMAAMINRVNDNRTNAPLSRRESALIDGYIHAHDVLPLHCRRTLDQYSYYMLETTERRDKDQVVYRWATKHGKPKNTAPILMVDQLWLWVLPDGTVITCMPNTQKPSEQYNIKKLLSREIETNKARQAIQSPDSLVEMILKICLNIMTRQGPGGVKLQEAFQSSINTIAEDEAVKMKKLLKTVDKLANAKDPFKYTSDIDSFSRISDESRQLVEIIDIQDELGIIKSILTTQLKVLEEFQGHLRPRKRSGGTKEHYDEDGDQHDGVHKKSHHGTGLKNARVVDEAIRIVEDNLIRVQEMDESAKRVEAELKQLLQFKQQQASGWDTRYAMKLSEQGSRQNTIMVVFTIVTVIFLPLSFIASFFTIGIVEFPKNEETGEVDWPVNEVSKYLFPISVGVSAVILLGIGIVFYRMASKAKRRMDSAQRPPPSKWQALKQSQTRKYSRKHKHKHKQDDDDSYLSDCTSDISDVYSTRWRRNDDDSSDEESDDLSIDDDNDYAPIFRRFRFHTHVPGLRKLWLWKLYPVSQPPAHHHLSKAQEDFEWDYPLRRWRDVTREKMAVYVVSWKANQLQRKGHGSRHNHQDEDECFSEDERHRSQTEELEHQERVDERKDWLRGWLGLSWGRRKGRESGDEPEDDGDEGGAAHSMRSEKGLGRLFRRRGNREERWDEEMGTARPA; encoded by the exons ATGAACCCGAGAGCCAAGAAGTACCAATTCACGAGATTT AGTGTAGATTCATCCGAGGTTTCAGAATCACCGGGAAATCACTCTAGCCGCTTGCAGACAGTGGTAGAAGAGCCGTCCGGGTCTTCAGACAGCATAGCCGGGTCAACCTCTCGGCCACCGTTGCAGCCCGCAAAGCGTTCGAGTCAGAATCTGTCCAGCATAACATGGGCGATGTTGCCACCCGTCAATCTCGGGCACGCCGGTGGTGACAAAACGCTCGCGCTTTTT ATGCCATACCTTGCCTACGAGAGCCACGATGGTCGCAAAAAGATGGCGGCCATGATCAATCGCGTAAATGACAATCGAACCAACGCGCCCCTGAGCCGCAGGGAGTCGGCATTGATCGATGGGTACATCCATGCTCACGATGTTCTACCACTACATTGCCGGCGCACATTGGATCAGTACTCTTACTACATGCTCGAAACCACAGAGCGGAGAGACAAAGACCAGGTCGTGTACCGATGGGCCACCAAGCACGGGAAGCCCAAGAACACAGCTCCTATTCTGATGGTCGACCAGTTGTGGCTATGGGTATTGCCCGATG GGACTGTAATTACCTGCATGCCAAACACCCAAAAGCCTTCCGAGCAGTACAACATCAAGAAACTCCTGAGCCGGGAGATAGAGACAAACAAGGCGCGACAAGCAATCCAATCGCCCGACAGCCTTGTCGAAATGATTCTCAAGATATGTCTGAACATTATGACAAGGCAAGGCCCTGGTGGTGTCAAGCTGCAGGAGGCCTTCCAATCCTCCATAAACACCATT GCTGAAGATGAAGCTGTCAAGATGAAGAAGCTCCTCAAGACCGTCGACAAGCTCGCTAATGCCAAAGACCCCTTCAAATACACATCCGACATTGACAGCTTCTCACGGATATCAGACGAATCCCGGCAGCTTGTGGAAATTATTGATATCCAGGATGAGCTTGGCATCATCAAGTCCATTCTTACCACACAGCTCAAGGTTCTGGAGGAATTCCAAGGTCACCTTCGGCCTCGGAAACGGTCAGGTGGTACCAAGGAGCACTATGACGAAGATGGAGACCAACATGATGGAGTCCATAAAAAGAGCCATCATGGAACTGGGCTTAAGAACGCCAGGGTGGTCGATGAAGCCATTCGAATCGTGGAAGACAACCTCATCCGAGTTCAAGAGATGGACGAGTCTGCCAAACGAGTCGAGGCTGAG TTGAAACAATTGTTGCAATTCAAGCAACAACAGGCATCCGGTTGGGATACACGATATGCAATGAAGCTCTCAGAACAGGGCTCGCGGCAAAATACT ATCATGGTGGTGTTCACCATCGTCACAGTCATCTTT CTGCCGTTGTCCTTCATTGCAAGCTTTTTTACCATCGGCATTGTAGAGTTCCCCAAGAACGAGGAAACCGGCGAGGTTGACTGGCCGGTCAACGAAGTGTCAAAATATCTGT TTCCCATCTCCGTTGGTGTTTCTGCTGTCAttctcctcggcatcggcatcgtGTTCTACCGCATGGCGAGCAAAGCCAAGAGGCGCATGGACAGCGCGCaacggccaccaccaagcaaaTGGCAAGCTCTAAAGCAATCCCAAACCAGAAAGTACAGCCGCAAGCACAAGCACAAGCACAAGCAAGACGATGACGACTCGTATCTCTCGGACTGCACTTCAGACATTTCCGACGTGTACAGCACTCGGTGGCGTCGCAACGACGACGATTCGAGCGACGAGGAATCAGACGACTTGAgcatcgacgacgacaacgactaCGCCCCGATCTTTCGTCGCTTTCGGTTCCATACGCATGTCCCTGGCTTGCGCAAGCTCTGGCTGTGGAAGTTGTATCCTGTTTCGCAACCTCCGGCTCATCATCATTTGAGCAAGGCTCAGGAGGACTTTGAGTGGGATTATcctttgaggaggtggagagatGTTacgagggagaagatggcggTTTATGTTGTGTCGTGGAAGGCTAATCAGCTGCAAAGGAAGGGACATGGATCGAGGCATAATCAccaggatgaggatgagtgCTTTTCGGAGGATGAGAGGCATAGGAGCCAGACGGAGGAGTTGGAACATCAGGAGAGAGTTGATGAGAGGAAGGattggttgagggggtggttgggactgtcgtgggggaggaggaaggggagggagagtggGGATGAgcctgaggatgatggtgatgagggtggtgcAGCGCACAGCATGAGGAGTGAGAagggtttggggaggttatttaggaggaggggtaatcgggaggagaggtgggatgaggagatgggcACGGCGAGACCGGCGTGA
- a CDS encoding hypothetical protein (EggNog:ENOG503P6HN) yields MATFPDTTPRPTGHQTETPPSILPRQFFSVILIILLYTTASPFTPISWVLGSDTLHLSGTYFLDRIFSGLVLFSAFYFQWRIASLRASVPVTLPLGGSTTAVRNGRLETVHSSSADLFLYKTGDYWHFALAEAGVLLLGEFAGSENLRRVVVCVVVAGVWLVGWAATPRSVKDWMWEQARAYLFVLVLDELRAAGRGLFGGYYHGPGGGRRRGRF; encoded by the coding sequence ATGGCAACATTCccagacaccaccccccggcCAACGGGCCACCAGACCGAgactcccccctccatcctccctcgccaattCTTTTCCGTCATCTTGATCATCCTCCTctacaccaccgcctcccccttcacccccatctcctggGTTTTGGGCAGCGACACCCTCCACCTTTCGGGCACGTATTTCCTCGACAGGATCTTCTCCGGCCTGGttctcttctccgccttctaCTTCCAATGGCGCATCGCCTCCCTCCGCGCCAGCGTGCCAGTCACCCTGCCTCTAGGCGGGTCAACCACCGCCGTCCGCAATGGTCGCCTCGAGACCGTCCACAGCAGTAGCGCAGACTTGTTCCTGTACAAGACAGGCGACTACTGGCATTTCGCCCTCGCCGAAGCGGGGGTTTTGCTTTTGGGAGAGTTCGCCGGCAGTGAGAacttgaggagggtggtggtttgtgttgtggtggcgggggtttggttggttggttgggctgcTACGCCTAGGAGCGTGAAGGACTGGATGTGGGAGCAGGCAAGGGCTTATTTGTttgtgttggtgttggatgagttgagggcggcggggagggggttgtttgggggttaCTATCATGGGCctggtggggggaggaggaggggtaggttttga
- a CDS encoding hypothetical protein (EggNog:ENOG503P1UX) gives MTSPGISNKFNILKHAARDASRANHYPKAEFDLSDIVYRIFKRAEYTEIKVDHKDDNSQQATYTLFTANDNAICVASASITWPNGDQYGWGSDYKPDCLWIDANGDQPQTGFQVHWPEFVQRDDGRPGEKMGWMWDTSPRAVTYWVLSNGKKVKRGATGRSSIHQRRQQMVRERQGNGTDAAGHGTTHTLAQKLGEMLVLDHGNNGQHSAAKLCLSPTSMGPDFANDAEGLFCRMSDKTLWVFCDGVHITDNCFNPDLQQVVVGGKVTRDRKYGKVMSWSVGSNGGDGGRSGYY, from the exons ATGACTTCCCCCGGGATTTCCAACAAGTTCAACATATTGAAGCACGCAGCGAGAGACGCCTCCAGGGCAAATCACTATCCAAAGGCCGAGTTCGATCTCAGCGATATTGTGTACAGGATTTTCAAGAGGGCGGAATATAC CGAGATCAAGGTCGACCACAAAGACGACAACAGCCAGCAGGCTACCTACACCCTGTTTACCGCCAACGACAACGCTATCTGCGTCGCCAGCGCAAGTATCACCTGGCCTAACGGGGATCAGTACGGTTGG GGCAGCGATTACAAGCCGGATTGTCTCTGGATTGATGCCAATGGCGACCAGCCCCAGACAGGCTTCCAGGTTCACTGGCCCGAGTTTGTCCAGAGAGATGACGGCAGGCCTGGCGAGAAGATGGGTTGGATGTGGGATACTTCT CCGAGGGCGGTCACATACTGGGTTTTGAGTAATGGGAaaaaggtgaagaggggggctACGGGACGGTCAAGTATTCATCAACGGAGACAGCagatggtgagggagaggcaaGGGAACGGGACTGACGCGGCTGGTCACGGAACAACCCACACTTTGGCGCAGAAGCTGGGTGAGATGCTGGTGTTGGATCACGGGAACAACGGACAACACTCGGCTGCGAAGCTCTGCTTGAGCCCTACTTCTATGGGACCCGACTTCGCCAATGATGCGGAGGGACTCTTTTGCCGGATGTCAGACAAGACCTTGTGGGTTTTCTGTGATGGCGTTCATATTACGGATAATTGCTTCAACCCGGACTTGCAGCAGGTCGTTGTTGGCGGTAAGGTGACCAGAGATAGGAAGTACGGGAAGGTTATGTCTTGGAGTGTAGGGAGTaatggcggtgatggagggaggTCTGGGTATTACTAA